GAGAGCGAAATtgagggatggtggggtattggaaggtgatgggaAAGCAGAGGGTCCTATCAGGGCTGTGGCTGGATATGGACAtatgggtgatggtgggtcATCTTCACACGAATGCAGCTTAGTTATGAGTCATATGACCACTTGCTGATACTCTTCTCCGTGACCTCTAGGTAAcctccacatcaacatcgtaGCCAACAAATACACCGACGAAGTAGAAAAGATCATCGAACCATACATCTACGAGATCGTGGCTGAGAATGAAGGGTCCATATCTGCTGAACATGGACTGGGAGTGATGAAGGCCCCTTATATCGGGTATAGCAAGAATGAGACTTCGGTGGAATTGATGAAGCAGATTAAACAGCTGTTTGATCCTAAAGGGTTGTTGAACCCTTACAAGTATATCGTGTAGGTGTAGGTTGTCAGAGTAGATGTTGTTTTTGGGtatgcatacatatacatatatcagGTTAtagggagtggaggaagaggacaaaAGActcgagggggagagggagagagtgGGTCTGAGAGTAGTATCATACTATATATTCAGGGGGTACAAAGGGAGAGTTAGAGTGTGTGTGGCAATCTGTGGCATTCTTATAATACCTGTTTCATGTCAACGATCAAACGTTTCATGTACAATAGAGCATATACGACAATGTTACCAAttggaggattggagggtaTCGTTCATCTGCGCACCATatccatacatacatacaaacATGGTAGCACTATACGCAAGGACAAGTAAGGTATGAGATGGGTAAGATCCTTGGTACTTACATGCATCATACTCTCGTGATTCGTCTCCATGTGTTATTTTCTTTTGGTACATGGTCAGTGCGTTTCAGCTAGTTCTTTAAGATACACACATATAAGCACTTGTTTATTtcattgatcatctctttctctcagTGTTATCCATGgcaaccaccaccaccacctagTAATCCTATCCTATCGACCAGCACTGCAGCCTTCACTCCGACTGATACACTGTCATTACTGTCACAATCACAAATCACACTTTATACGCCTCGCTCCATTATCCTGTTAGACCTCACTGGGTACAGCAAGTGACATCCcgtcaatcaatcaatcattcCCCATTCGTCCTTTGACCACCGTCTCCTCCCCTAGATCATCCTattccctcatcctcataatAACCTTATACATCAACCCAAACCGCAGTACCGTAAAACTCCTTTGTCCACCAACCCCCCTTTTGAGCGACCAAATCAATCTTCATAGATCACTGACCCCCTCCAGGACATCTCTGCATATTTCCTTTATACGCTTGACGTACCAACCCAACGTATAGAAGGACAAAACAACAATACGTAGCTGAAAAGAACACGTTTGTGCTTTCAAGTCGATATATATcgattggtgagtttggtctttCCTGCTCCCCTCGTATTACTACTGTATACCGTTGGGCAGTAGTTGCTCATCGACAATCAGGGTGATACACTCGGTATCTCGATAAAACATCTATACCATTCAGACTCGGAACCCAAGTCAACACCATCGAACAGTACCATCCCCTCAAACTGCTCTTCTCATTTTCTCTTACACACAATCACCATGAATCCCGCACAAACGCAGACACAGACACAGTCGAAACAGCCCGGTCAGACACAGTCGTCCAACCAAGGCGCCGCTCAAGCTCAGGAAAGGACAACCAAAGGTAATTCCGCCAGTGCACCTAGGAAGGTCAAGTTCaatgttggtgagttgggttgtCCCGCATCGACTGGGCATGCGATAGGCTTTGCATCACTATACCACAGTACAAATGATCAGTTGGAAGCACAATCGACTCTTTTGATCTTCCCTTTGTCCTGTGTTCCGTAATCAAAGATGTTTTGCTTCTTTTCACTTATCATGCTGACTCGTTCTATCGCCATTGCACAGGCCACACATACCACGTCCTCGATGTGATTGGTGAAGGAGCCTATGGAGTTGTAGCTTCAGCCATCCACCGACCTTCCGGAACTAAAGTAGCCATCAAGAAGATCGCACCTTTTGATCACTCCATGTTCGCCCTGAGGACCTTGAGGGAACTGAAATTGTTGAAGTATTTTGcagaggagggagtgagCGAGAATGTAAGTGCAACTTAAGATTGGAAGGGAGACATGGGTTCTGTTCAGCTAATTTCGCGGGGGGGACTGTTTATGATAGATCATCTCTGTTTTGGATATCATCCGACCAGCTTCGTACGATACGTTcaaagagggtgagtcgtcCATTAATTAGGTCGTGACGCCTCAGGTCAGTTTCAAACAGCTCATACGCCCTATCCCCAGTCTACCTCGTCCAGGAACTGCTCGAAACAGACTTGCACCGTGTGATCCGTACTCAAGATTTATCGGATGATCACTGTCAATACTTTTTGTATCAGACTTGCAGGGCTCTCAAAGCCCTTCACTCGGCTGAAAGTGAGTCACGTTTCACACAACGGAGTGCAGTGTGTGGAGACCATTTCAGTCAAGCTGACGATTCTTGACCCATAGTCATTCACCGAGATCTGAAACCGTCCAATTTGCTGCTCAACGCCAATTGCGATCTAAAAGTCTGTGATTTTGGGTTGGCAAGATCCACTCAGACTGCTTCGCCTGATAATCAAGGATTCATGACGGAGTGTAAGTTGGGTTTCGTTTCTGATTTTCAGACTCGGGTTGTTTAATGAGGTTGTTCGTTCCGCGCGTAGACGTCGCTACCAGATGGTACAGAGCTCCTGAAGTTATGCTCTCCTTTAGGATGTAcaccaaggtgagtcatacgGTCATTCAAACAGGAGTGGACTGACTGGAGCTCCTGTTGGATATAGTCAATCGATGTCTGGTCGGTAGGCTGCATCCTAGCTGAAATGATGAGTGGTAAACCGTTATTCCCTGGACGAGACTAGTGAGTTGAACTTTGACTTAAGATCGGTTCAAATCGGTAAATAGCATGATATTGATAGATACTGTGATGTGCACTCAGCCACCACCAACTCTCACTCATCTTGGACGTACTGGGTACCCCAACTTTCGAAGAGTTCTCTGCGATTACTTCTAAACGATCCAAGGAGTATGTAAGGACTTTACAGTGAGTTTTTGTCGTTGTCTTGATTAGAAACCGTGCCGATTCATATTCAGTTGAAAGACAACTTCTGATCTATGCTTGTATCGCTCTATTTGCAGATTCAGAAAGAAGAGGACTTTCGAATCGCTCTACCCCAACGCCTCGCCCTTGGCTATTGATTTCCTTAGTAAGACTTTGACTTGTGAGTGGATCTTTCGATCTGGTCCTACACCAGATATAACAATCTCTTCTGGATTCCCCGGCGATGGAAAAAGTGTCACAGGAGTTCCTACTGACATGTCTGCTTTCGTGGTGTTTCAGTCGACCCTCGAAAGCGATTCACCGTCGAACAATGCCTGTCCCACCCTTACCTCGACGCGTACCATGATCCAGAGGACGAACCTTCCGCTAAACCCCTCTCACCCAACTTCTTCGATTGCGACatgatgaaagatgagatctCGAGGGAGGAGCTCAAGAGGTTATTGTTCGAGGAGATTATGACGTTTGGTAATTCTGGTGGGAACCACTAGGTGTAGGTGACCTTGTAAGGGAGCGGCAGCTATGGACTGCTGGGGATGACCTCTTGCAGAATATGCCAGCTGAGACACGATATGCTGCGTATGTGACGGGGTGTTGAACAGATGAGTGtagggaagagatggatgcCGTTTGTGTATGTTTGTACAATAGATACTGTCTGCTTGTTGATCGTTCAAAtcctatcatatcatatcaagCTGTGGACATTCTGTTCTACCGATTGTTCCTACTCCGTGAGCTTTCTGATGTCAGTATGATATATGCATTTCTTAGCGTTTGTTGAGCACCTTGGCTATCAACATGCATCGGTAATCACACCCATACGATCAGGACCAATAGGTTATGGAGTTTAGGCAGCAGCTTCGTCCTctgctttcttcttcttcacttcgACCTGTGACATTGAAACATAGATTAGCTGTTGAGTCAGTTCGATAGGTTTATAGACATGAGAGGGGACCTACCCTCGTCACTTGATCTGCTGGAGCACCTTTCAATACACCCACTTGAGCTCTGAGCATTTCAACCTGTACGAGAAGGATTAACAGAAGAGGTCAGCGTTTGTTCTGACCTATACTAACATCTTCATACGATCACAGCTACATTTCGAGTTATCGATTCGAGGTTGTGGTCCGGTGGACTGGTGCTTCGTCGACATGCCGGATCCAGAAGGTACACTCCACTCACAATCTCATCCCCTACATCACCTTGAATgacaatctcctcctcaccctgCGGGGTCTTTGAGACACTCGAACCAGTAGCGAACTTCCCAGCGAACAGCTTGGCAGCTTTCTTCAGGTCGATATTGAATAGTTCGAGGTTTTGGACGTGGGTTTGATGTTTTCGTTTGGTCCGTTCCGAtcgtttgatgatgatctgcgAGGGGGGTTCAATGATCGATAAGAAACGGGCAGAGGATATTGTGATATGACTATCTATATAAGCTAGCTACCCACCTTGgtctctcctttcttcttggcctcagcttcagccttTTTcgcagccttcttctcagccttgACAGCGTCCGCTTCTAGCTTTTCTTGTTTCTCCACTGACAATGTACCGATCCTAGCTGCGAGGTTACCTATGAGATGAAATGTACAGTATACAAGATGAGTTATGCATATATAGAACATTCGGTAGGataacccaccttcaccccATAATCTCTCGTATTCTTCTTTATCCTCactctccaatctctctttgCACTTTGAGAAGGACGGTCCGAACTCGCAGTACTCTGTTGGTAGGGTACATACTGCACAGTAGTGCGGTgtgatgggtttggtggaAGGTCCTGCTGTTGATGCCATGTTGATTTATGTATGTCAAATTGATGTAAAgtagagaagaggagaagaaagaagaagagaaaagatTCATGACGATGTCTTTCTTAATGCGGTGGAGGATGTTTGACTCTGAATTGCTGtgtgatatatatatcctccttttcctcttcttactccTCATGCATCATATCgttgtactgtacatctaTCTGATCAAAGCCCTACCGGTGACAACGGGTCTTGAGATCACCATCGAGCTCTCTGCAAAGGTGGCCCAACGGCATACACACAGGAGACACGTTGAAGAACCAGGAGGAGACGAAGTCGgatcttctccatctccagtcATTCAATCCGTACCACTCCGCGTTCATCTCACCCGACAGACATCAAGCAAGTGGATAGCCAGCACAGAACGAGTGGGTCAAGAAAGTCCAAGCTAGATACCAAGGTAGAGACAAAGCACCATGCCATTGATACACAACCTATCTGGGGTGGTGATAAAATGCTTCAAGAAGGTTGAACACGCCGCAGACTGGATGACGGGCGCTGCTGGACCAGTGTTCGTCTTCATGTGTTGGTCTCTGATCATATCAGGAGGATTCATCtactgtgagtgatagctCATGCTCGTTCATGGTAATTCTCAAGCGAGTGACATGAAGATGTACCAGCTAATTTTACAATATAAACACACAGTCGACGTGGTTGTCCGCTCCCTATCccctctatccctcttcctcctcctcccattcctcatcctaGTACCCCTAAACCTCTATGGACAGTATTACCTAGTCACCCATGTCCCACCTGGATATCCTGCTCCCAAACCTTCAGGAGACGATAAGAACAGGGCCAGCTGGCTGATACCTAACCCTAAAAGCTTGTGGtcaggagagagatggggtttcaggaagagagggaggacGTTGACTGGGATGAGTGGGGGTGGAGAGAGCTCGAGAAGGGTCAGGAGGTGTAGGAAATGTGATGGGCCGAAGCCTGAGGTTGgtcttcccatccctctcacATGGCGGTATAGCATACCTACCCCTTCATGAGTTATCCGTTGTACTCGGTATGATTGCTGATGAAGTGTTTAACATAGCGAACACATCACTGCTCGGTATGCAAGAGATGCGTACTGCAGATGGACCATCACTGCCCTTGGATCAATGCATGTGTGAGTGACGTCCTTCTATTCAACCGCAGGTCTAGCATCACTGGGTAGTTCACCGGCATGATTAGCCTCATAGGACCACAGCGCAAGCTGATAAATGCAAATCATAGGTCGGACTACATAATCAACGgcacttcttcctcttcatgtgagttgttctgactaccacttccatccatcttcccaaTCTATAGCTTATCACTCATTTCACATCGGGAATAGGGCATGGCTATCCACTGGCTGTGCTACGGTATGTGTCACTGGCTACCGCCTGTTTCTCGCTACATTCGACTATTACGCAGAGGTGAGTGTCCCTCATGTATATCTGTCACATGTCGATTTTCAAATACACACAACTACTACACAAAcaccatctcttctcctgtACTTGGGCTTACAGTCCATACCTCTTTCCAGTGGCCATCCATAACACCTAAACTAGGTTTCACGTTGATATATGTTCTGTGTCTCGCCATTGGTACGTCCTCATACGCCTCACTAGCGGCAGTATCGTAGAACGCAGACTGACCCTTGATCTGGTGTTAAAGGCTTCGCAGTATCCGTCTTGATGTTCTGGCATCTCTACATGGTGTCCAACGGAGAAACATCGATAGAAAGTCATGATAATTCGTATCTCTCTGGTAAAGCTAAGAAAGAGGGTCTAGTGAGTTATTTCATGCTTCAGTCGACTACTATTCTGTCGTGGATACTACATGGCCGACGCTAAATGCTCACTCGAATCCACCTTTAGATATACCTCAACCCTTATGATTTGGGGAGACGCCGGAATATACAGTTGTTTTTCAACATAGGTCCTAACGGATAGTGGGTGTCATCCTTATCCATCTCACTATTCGGCTCACTTGAAATTATTCTTCCATGTAATCCTGCATATCCTCTGCTGATCACTACTGATGTCCATCCTCACCCAGCTCCCCAtacaccctcctcttccccctcgcccTCCCACCAGCATCCAACGGCTGGACCTTCCCCCGTCGtcccatcccttctcatccacctacCAAGTCCGCCAACCTACACGCCCCAGAATTGGCGGACGGCTTAATCGCACGAGCCAACGGACTGGGTCTAGGTTtggagggcgaggaaggCAGTCCGCTGAACTCTGGTGGACAtgctgaagatgggatgggagggtaTGTGATGGGTGACGAAGAGGGAttgacggatgatgaggaaggtggaggagggtggatggATTTGGGCGATCCTCAGTATCGGTttggggaggatgatcgTTAGTTGTTCTGTAGGCGATATGTGTATGAGGGTACAATTGCAAGGTGTAACATGCAATATTAATCGATTCCATCTGTCTTACATCGATCTTGCTCTCCACCATCAATGCCCACGGTCCTGCCAGACTCTGCATTCCTTTTGTGAAGGGCTCGGAAGAGTGATCGTCGTGATCCCGTGCATAGCCGTTGTCGTCGTTGAGATTACGACTGTTGTCGTTGACCGAGCTCGGAATCGGGGTTATCGGTCCGGGGTGTATTTGGTCAATTTTCGGCCTAATCCTATGTGCCTGCGATATGATGTGATCCTTCGAGTTTTCCGACTTTTTCGTTCGTTGCTGTTTTTTTCAGCTTGCTGTTTTAGTTATTCTTGTTCAAAAGATCACTGTGACAAGATAGATATCTAGAATTCAGCCTGTACATAGCTCCTCTTGAACAGCCGACGGTCCAGATCACCCGCATCCACTGTGTATGACATACACCCTCCCCGTTCAAGATGTTccgatcatcctcttccgcccCTCTTAAATCTGTCCAGCATCACTTGTCAAGGAATGTTCGATCGATACCCAAAACTAGAAGTACGATAAGCcgatcaacatcatccacatccacatcccGATCCGCGTCCTCCACGTACCGATCGTACGGTACCACAATACTCCTATCCAGTACGACCGCCGTCCTCTTAACTCAGCTGTGGAACTCGCGGAACAACCTCGTCCAATGCGATGATGGTGCGAAGACTATAAATACCGCTTCGGAACGGGACAAGGCGTATGTCTCGCCTGACGAAGCGAAGGAGCTCGTACCTTCTAACAAAGATCCCAAGTACGCTAcgaaggaggagatcgatcAGGCCATTGGGTTGTTGAAAGGCAGATTGAACGAGGATCAGGTGACTACGAATCCTGATGAGCTCTTGAGTCATGGTGTGTCGGCGAACACTTATCATGGTGAGCTGGTGATCCTTCAATCTGTATCTGGTCTAGGTCAATGCAAACGCGATTTGTCGCGGTGTAGATCTCAGATCTCCCTGCATCTCGACTTGATGAGTCAGGGAGATTCGTGAGAGAAAAGCGGGCTGACACAATTGCTTTATCAGCCGCCGCTATCCCCAACGTCGTAGTCTACGCCGAATCCACCGAAGACGTCTCAAAAGTTATGAAGCTAGCGTACGAGTACCGCGTCCCCGTCACCCCCTTCAGTGGAGGAACGTCTCTGGAAGGTCATATAACCTGTCCATACGGTGGTATATGTGTGGACCTGTCTAGGATGAACAATATTGTGGAATTGCacgaggaagatgcagatgcgGTCGTACAGGCTGGATGTCAGTGGGAAGCTATCAATGAGGAGCTCAAGGAGAGAGGGTTGAATATGTTTTTCCCGCTTGATCCGGGGCCGAGCGCTTGTATTGGGGGGATGATGGCTACTGGATGTAGGTGAGTGAGGTCGGTTGTGAGATACCCATAAAAACtagaagaagctgatgggtCTTGGTGGTTATAGTGGAACGAATGCTGTGAGATATGGTACCGCAAAGGGAGAATGGTTCTTGAATGCTGTGAGTGGAGCTGCTTCCATTACCAACTGCGTCAGAGATTAACTTGGAAAATAGACCGTTGTGCTGCCCAATGGAGAGGTCATCAAGACCCGTCAGCGATCAAGGTGGGCTGACTGCTGAACAATTTCGTTGTAACCATATAATCGCTGAAAGAGGTTTGGTACCCTCAGGAAATCGTCTGCAGGGTATGACCTTACGAAATTGTTCATCGGAGCTGAAGGAACGCTCGGTATCGTgacagagggtgagtgttgaTCTTACAGGGAGATTCATATGCTATACTGACCTAATTATACAGCTACTATCCGATTGGCACCAATTTTGCCCACTCGAGTAGCTGTATGCGGGTTCCCGGGAGTTGAAGAAGCTGTACGAGCTGTTGGAGAAGTGATAAATAAAGGTGTACCAATGCGTGATTACCAACCTTCGCTTTATATCATCTCTTGTTCTCAGCTACCGAAGCACATGTACTGATGGACCCCTTCTGTAGAATGCGTCGAGCTATGCGACACCCTAATGATGGAAGCGATCATCAAATTCGGCAACGTCTCTATgcccctcccatccctcgATACGATATTCTTCAAATTCCAAGGATCCAACCCTGAATCCATCGAACAGAACATCAAGATCGTGTCTGAGATTTCGCAGAAATACGGCGGTAAAGATCTGGTCTTCGCTCAGAATGATAGAGAATCGGACGAACTCTGGAGTGCACGTAAATCGGCACATTGGTCCGCTATGGCGCTTGTCGAAGGTTCGACTTGTTATTCCACGGATGTATGTGTGCCGGTCAGTAATTT
The sequence above is a segment of the Kwoniella bestiolae CBS 10118 chromosome 8, complete sequence genome. Coding sequences within it:
- a CDS encoding translation machinery-associated protein 22, with translation MASTAGPSTKPITPHYCAVCTLPTEYCEFGPSFSKCKERLESEDKEEYERLWGEGNLAARIGTLSVEKQEKLEADAVKAEKKAAKKAEAEAKKKGETKIIIKRSERTKRKHQTHVQNLELFNIDLKKAAKLFAGKFATGSSVSKTPQGEEEIVIQGDVGDEIVEMLRAQVGVLKGAPADQVTRVEVKKKKAEDEAAA